The following coding sequences lie in one Rutidosis leptorrhynchoides isolate AG116_Rl617_1_P2 chromosome 4, CSIRO_AGI_Rlap_v1, whole genome shotgun sequence genomic window:
- the LOC139904220 gene encoding phospholipase D alpha 1-like: MAQILLHGTLHATIYEVDKLKSNLIHKIVDGLEHAVGLKKNAVSLYATIDLEKARVGRTRMLEHDTNPRWYESFHIYCAHMASNLIFTVKEDDPIGATTLGRASIPVTKLLNQEVFDEWVELVDDRGKHVHGHAKIHIKVQFFEVTRECQWSKGIQSPKFPGVPFTFFPQRNGCKVTLYQDSHLPDNFTPKIPLTGGKLYEPHRCWEDIFDAISNAKHLIYITGWSIYTEITLIRDLRRSKPGGDMTLGELLKKKASEGVRVLMLVWDDRTSGDLFKNGFMATHDEDTGQYFKGSEVNCVLCPRNPDDGRSLVQNIEISVMLTHHQKVVVVDSGLPNGNYEKRRIVSFIGGIDLCDGRYDTPFHSLFRTLDSVHHDDFHQPNFPNASIKKGGPREPWHDIHCKLEGPIAWDVLYNFEQRWLKQGGKDLLNDVRDLDRIIIPPSPVMLPNDHESWNVQLFRSIDGGAAFGFPDKPEDAARAGLISGKDNIIDRSIQDGYINAIRRAKNFIYIENQYFLGSSFGWNSNDIKDEDVKALHLIPKELSLKIVSKIEAGEDFRVYVVIPMWPEGEPESASVQAILNWQHRTMQMMYTDIVHALKAKHIVANPKDYLTFFCLGNREVKKDGEYIPSEKVEEGSNYSRAQEARRFMIYVHAKMMIVDDEYMIIGSANINQRSMDGARDSEIAMGAFQPCHLTKRQPARGQVHGFRMSLWYEHLGLLDDCLSSPESLACIQKVNKISLKYWDLFCSEKLDHDLPGHLLSYPIGVTADGEVTEVPGCTYFPDTNARVLGTLAAYLPPMLTT; the protein is encoded by the exons ATGGCTCAAATATTGCTGCACGGAACACTTCATGCAACAATCTATGAAGTAGACAAACTCAAGTCCAATTTAATTCATAAG ATCGTGGACGGACTAGAACACGCTGTGGGACTAAAGAAAAATGCTGTAAGCCTTTACGCAACCATAGACTTAGAAAAGGCTCGAGTCGGCCGAACCCGAATGCTTGAACATGACACAAACCCAAGATGGTACGAGTCATTCCACATCTATTGTGCCCACATGGCCTCCAACCTCATTTTCACCGTTAAAGAAGATGACCCAATAGGCGCCACCACACTTGGTCGTGCCTCAATCCCCGTTACCAAACTTCTAAAccaagaagttttcgatgaatgggTCGAACTAGTCGATGACCGTGGTAAACATGTTCATGGGCACGCGAAAATTCACATTAAGGTACAATTTTTCGAAGTTACACGAGAATGTCAATGGTCTAAAGGTATACAAAGCCCAAAATTTCCCGGTGTGCCATTTACGTTTTTTCCACAACGAAACGGGTGTAAGGTTACGCTTTATCAAGACTCGCATTTGCCCGATAACTTCACCCCGAAAATACCCTTAACGGGTGGGAAACTTTATGAGCCACATCGGTGTTGGGAGGATATATTTGATGCGATTTCGAATGCTAAACATTTGATTTACATAACGGGTTGGTCGATTTATACTGAAATTACTTTGATTCGAGATCTGAGAAGGTCAAAGCCCGGTGGGGATATGACATTAGGAGAGTTGCTTAAGAAAAAGGCTAGTGAAGGTGTACGGGTTTTGATGTTGGTTTGGGATGATCGGACTTCGGGCGATTTGTTTAAAAACGGGTTCATGGCGACCCATGACGAGGACACGGGACAGTACTTCAAGGGCTCGGAAGTAAATTGCGTCCTGTGTCCTCGTAATCCTGATGACGGAAGAAGTTTAGTCCAAAACATCGAGATTTCGGTGATGTTAACTCATCACCAAAAAGTTGTGGTTGTCGATAGCGGGTTACCTAATGGCAACTACGAGAAAAGACGAATCGTGAGCTTTATAGGCGGAATCGATCTTTGTGACGGACGATACGACACCCCGTTTCACTCGCTTTTTCGAACTCTTGATTCAGTCCATCATGACGACTTCCACCAACCGAACTTCCCCAATGCATCGATAAAGAAAGGTGGGCCTCGAGAGCCATGGCACGACATCCATTGCAAGCTCGAAGGCCCAATCGCATGGGATGTGTTATACAATTTCGAGCAACGATGGTTGAAACAAGGAGGGAAGGATCTACTCAATGACGTTAGGGATCTTGATCGAATCATCATCCCTCCTTCGCCCGTGATGCTTCCGAATGATCACGAATCTTGGAATGTTCAGTTATTCCGCTCAATAGACGGTGGGGCTGCGTTCGGGTTTCCAGACAAACCTGAAGATGCAGCCCGTGCTGGTCTAATAAGCGGAAAAGACAACATTATCGACCGAAGTATTCAAGATGGGTACATAAACGCAATACGTAGAGCTAAGAACTTCATCTACATCGAAAACCAATACTTTTTAGGAAGCTCGTTCGGGTGGAACTCAAACGACATCAAAGATGAAGACGTAAAAGCTTTACATCTAATCCCGAAAGAGCTTTCGCTTAAAATCGTGAGCAAGATCGAAGCAGGGGAGGATTTTCGGGTTTATGTTGTGATACCAATGTGGCCCGAGGGCGAGCCCGAAAGCGCATCGGTACAAGCTATATTGAATTGGCAACATAGGACTATGCAAATGATGTATACGGATATTGTTCATGCTTTGAAAGCAAAACATATTGTGGCTAACCCAAAAGACTATTTGACATTCTTTTGTTTGGGGAATAGGGAAGTGAAGAAGGATGGTGAGTATATACCATCAGAAAAAGTTGAAGAAGGTAGCAATTATAGTCGAGCTCAAGAAGCTCGAAGATTTATGATTTATGTTCATGCCAAAATGATGATCG TTGATGACGAATATATGATAATTGGATCCGCCAACATCAACCAAAGATCAATGGACGGGGCTCGAGATTCTGAGATAGCAATGGGGGCGTTTCAACCATGCCATCTAACGAAAAGACAACCGGCAAGGGGCCAAGTTCACGGGTTCAGGATGTCGTTATGGTACGAGCACTTGGGCCTTCTCGATGATTGTTTATCGAGTCCCGAGAGTTTGGCTTGTATTCAAAAGGTGAATAAGATATCATTGAAGTATTGGGATCTTTTTTGTTCCGAGAAACTTGACCATGATCTGCCTGGACACTTGCTTAGTTACCCGATTGGGGTCACAGCCGATGGAGAGGTAACCGAGGTACCGGGGTGCACATACTTCCCGGACACCAATGCTCGGGTTCTTGGTACCTTAGCAGCTTACTTGCCTCCAATGCTAACTACTTGA